One genomic window of Conger conger chromosome 9, fConCon1.1, whole genome shotgun sequence includes the following:
- the zmym4.1 gene encoding zinc finger MYM-type protein 4 isoform X11: MVAVVKHFSANITRNRTTAELYLKVSIFKMPHCAVFRCLMQAKNNTDDIETRASGRVSVSPPVKIKDEPVDEEYDRALVPQRPPGAIKDEPDTTEEFGLQHKTPEELKISAVFSVGGNVAPTAPSSAAQPVKGAAAPSKTVSLSTPLAPVPAAVPVPAAVPVPAAVPVPAAVPVPAPVPSPSPSPSPAPAPAPAPSPLPPLGPLSSVRVSCSGCKKVLLKGQTAYQRKGSSQLFCSTICLTSYTLPTIKSVLKKSCHYCQKDIEHPKDVIIAPVDMAGTVKDFCSQSCLSSFDFKRKTAVSTLSSEGVTIKCSVCNNMAVIRHEVNYQGTVHKLCSDSCFTRFRFSNNLTMNCCENCGGYCYSGHGMCHMLQIEGANKKLCSPSCVTAYKMKSVKVTPCAMCRTLRSSAEMVEHVTSHGKTELFCHSSCVTAHKVQTTSSSARPPAHTSHRLPGLCVTAGTVLPCNQCKVAAVPQFHLAMSDGTMRNFCSYACVISFQTAFNKATSPSQLSVIPSSAVPTAAAVTQPAVTTTASSDSPVTSASPAPVPAQPIVRGQIRLTCKHCYRLFASKPELFEFKGQMVQFCGKTCSEEFKKVNVVMARCEYCKIDKVVKEVRKINKQDCSFCSEGCKLLYKHDLAKRWGNNHCRNCAYCSNTSPRLVQNHFGGKLEEFCGDQCMSHYTVLFCQMSKCDACKRQGKLIESLWWLGAMKHFCNLHCLLQFCSQQSSYSPWAKALPSATAPQGSATPAPVPIAPAPTPTPAPASAPTPAPVPAPPPTVSLDIPVPTSLASKEATPVIANVVSLASAPTGQPTVYANTALQGAVPVTPAKVIEHASTQTDALKLPPAPPVRVLKNKALLCKPMSQNKGTICKPHTQSTETQTEENFPRVMVLPVPVPIFIPVPMHLYSQYTPSALGLPIPVPVPMFLPTTLDSAERIVETIQEIKNKIPSDPYEADLILMADLLAEEEEEKEKPPSHGDQGSSYSGDLESEAVSTPHSCENDTTPSSHKHGRTSEQDVAPAPAPPSPPPQLDLEADFPIELSDQSTAPAEESETTLPSRPRARRRARDGFPPRKRGRKRSGPGPGPAAQPQDAAPPAAGLRLHHRYGVNAWKHWVQWRSAQPHVENPRFGMRPVVLKEDMLQCSTAELSYGLCRFISEVRRPNGEPYTPDSIFYLCLGIQQHLFENSRLENIFTDVYYGKFISEITKLLKEWKPTVLPSGYLCSRVEEEYLWECKQLGAYSPIVLLNTLLFFSTKLYRLKTVAQHHRLSFAHVMRCTKTLNDNSKVSFLRFYPPAAKEPTDTAAEKVVVPAKRKKEDDPEEDVLEMPENKENPLRCPVRLYEFYLSKCSDSVKQRTDLFYLQPERSCVPNSPMWYSSVPLEDNAMETMLTRILTVREVHLEVESSQTPSSDAETSE, from the exons ATGGTTGCAGTTGTTAAACATTTCAGTGCCAACATAACTAGAAATCGAACAACAGCTGAATTGTATCTAAAagtttcaatatttaaaatgccTCATTGTGCAGTTTTTCGCTGCCTCATGCAGGCTAAGAACAATACAGAT GACATTGAGACGAGGGCCTCGGGGAGAGTGTCAGTCTCTCCACCGGTGAAGATTAAGGATGAACCAGTGGATGAAGAGTATGACCGCGCCCTTGTCCCCCAGAGACCCCCAGGAGCAATCAAGGATGAACCTGATACAACAGAG GAGTTTGGCCTGCAGCACAAGACCCCAGAGGAACTGAAGATCAGCGCTGTGTTCTCTGTGGGTGGAAACGTTGCCCCCACAG CTCCATCGTCAGCTGCCCAGCCTGTGAAGGGGGCGGCAGCTCCCTCTAAGACGGTCAGTTTGAGCACGCCTCTGGCCCCTGTCCCAGCCGCTGTCCCTGTCCCAGCCGCTGTCCCTGTCCCAGCCGCTGTCCCTGTCCCAGCCGCTGTCCCTGTCCCAGCCCCTgtcccatccccatccccatccccatccccagccccagccccagcccctgcaccatcccctctgccccccctggGTCCTCTCAGCTCGGTGCGGGTGTCCTGTTCGGGCTGTAAGAAGGTCCTTCTGAAGGGGCAGACGGCCTACCAGCGCAAAGGCTCCTCGCAGCTCTTCTGCTCCACCATCTGCCTCACAAGCTACACTCTGCCCACCATAAAGAGCGTGCTGAAGAAGAGCTGCCACTACTGCCAGAA GGACATTGAGCACCCAAAGGATGTGATCATCGCTCCTGTAGACATGGCCGGGACCGTCAAGGACTTCTGCAGCCAGTCCTGCCTGTCCTCCTTTGACTTTAAGAGGAAGACAGCTGTCTCCACGCTGTCCTCCGAGGGAGTGACCATCAAGTGCAGCGTGTGCAACAACATGGCTGTT ATTCGGCACGAGGTGAACTACCAGGGAACCGTGCACAAGCTCTGCAGCGACTCCTGCTTCACCCGTTTCCGCTTCTCCAACAACCTGACCATGAACTGCTGCGAGAACTGCGGCGGCTACTGCTACAGCGGCCACGGCATGTGCCACATGCTGCAGATAGAGGGCGCCAACAAGAAGCTGTGCAGCCCCAGCTGCGTCACCGCTTACAAAATG AAGAGCGTTAAGGTGACTCCCTGTGCGATGTGTCGTACGCTGCGCTCCTCGGCTGAGATGGTGGAGCACGTCACCTCTCACGGCAAGACGGAGCTCTTCTGCCACTCCAGCTGTGTGACTGCTCACAAAGTGCAGACCACCAGCTCCTCAG CTCGCCCTCctgcacacacctcacaccgTCTGCCTGGCCTGTGTGTCACTGCAGGCACAGTGTTGCCATGCAACCAGTGCAAGGTTGCAGCGGTGCCGCAGTTCCACCTGGCCATGTCTGACGGGACCATGCGCAACTTCTGCTCCTACGCCTGCGTGATCAGCTTCCAG ACTGCGTTCAACAAGGCCACCTCTCCGAGCCAGCTCAGTGTCATCCCCTCGTCTGCCGTGCCCACCGCAGCGGCTGTGACCCAACCTGCGGTCACCACCACCGCCTCGTCCGATTCGCCCGTCACCTCCGCTTCGCCTGCCCCTGTTCCAGCACAGCCCATCGTCAGGGGGCAAATCCGACTCACCTGCAAGCACTGCTACCGTCTCTTTGCCTCCAAACCTGAGCTTTTTGAGTTCAAG GGTCAGATGGTTCAGTTTTGTGGGAAGACCTGCTCTGAGGAGTTTAAGAAGGTCAACGTTGTCATGGCTCGCTGCGAGTACTGCAAGATTGACAAGGTGGTCAAAGAGGTCAGAAAGATCAACAAGCAGGATTGCTCCTTCTGCAGTGAAG GCTGTAAGCTGCTGTACAAGCACGACCTGGCAAAGCGCTGGGGGAACAACCACTGCCGGAACTGCGCCTACTGCAGCAACACGTCTCCTCGGCTCGTCCAGAACCACTTCGGCGGCAAGCTGGAGGAGTTCTGCGGCGACCAGTGCATGTCCCACTACACCGTGCTCTTCTGCCAG ATGTCGAAGTGCGACGCCTGCAAGCGGCAGGGGAAGCTGATCGAGTCGCTCTGGTGGCTGGGCGCCATGAAGCACTTCTGCAACCTCCACTGCCTGCTCCAGTTCTGCAGCCAGCAGAGCAGCTACAGCCCGTGGGCCAAAGCCCTGCCCAGCGCCACGGCTCCACAGGGCTCTGCCACACCAG CACCTGTGCCTATtgcccctgcccctacccctacccctgcccctgcctctgcccctacccctgcccctgtcccagccCCCCCTCCTACAGTCAGCCTCGATATCCCAGTCCCTACTAGCCTTGCGTCCAAGGAGGCCACTCCCGTCATTGCCAACGTCGTCTCTCTCGCCAGCGCCCCCACTGGGCAGCCCACCGTCTACGCTAACACTGCCCTTCAAG GAGCTGTTCCTGTGACTCCTGCCAAGGTCATTGAAcat GCCAGCACCCAGACAGACGCCCTGAAGctgcccccagccccgcccgtCAGAGTGCTGAAGAACAAGGCTCTGCTCTGTAAACCCATGAGCCAGAACAAGGGCACCATCTGCAagcctcacacacagagcacagagacacagacgg AAGAGAACTTCCCGAGGGTCATGGTGCTGCCCGTTCCTGTGCCCATCTTTATCCCCGTGCCAATGCACCTGTACTCCCAATACACCCCTTCTGCTCTGGGCCTGCCCATCCCG GTCCCGGTGCCCATGTTCCTGCCCACCACGCTGGACAGCGCCGAGCGCATCGTGGAGACCATCCAGGAAATCAAGAACAAGATCCCCTCCGACCCCTACGAGGCCGACCTCATCCTCATGGCCGATCTACtggccgaggaggaggaggagaaggagaagccCCCCTCTCATGGAG ATCAGGGCAGCTCCTACAGTGGGGACCTGGAGTCAGAGGCCGTGTCGACGCcccacagctgtgagaatgaCACCACGCccagctcacacaaacacggcCGCACTTCTGAGCAGGACGTGGCCCCCGCACCCGCCCCACCCTCGCCCCCACCCCAGCTCGACCTGGAGGCCGACTTCCCCATCG AGTTGTCTGACCAGTCGACAGCCCCGGCAGAGGAGAGCGAGACGACGTTGCCTTCGAGGCCACGCGCCCGCAGGAGAGCGAGAGACGGCTTCCCCCCCAGGAAGAGG gGTCGAAAGCGGTccgggccagggccagggccagcaGCCCAGCCGCAAGATGCTGCGCCCCCTGCTGCTGGTCTGAGGCTGCACCACCGATACGGCGTGAACGCCTGGAAACACTGGGTCCAGTGGAGGAGCGCTCAGCCTCACGTGGAGAACCCCCGATTCGGCA tgaggccTGTTGTACTGAAGGAGGACATGCTGCAGTGCAGCACAGCGGAGCTCAGCTACGGTCTCTGCCGCTTCATCAGTGAGGTGCGCCGGCCCAACGGGGAGCCCTACACGCCCGACAGCATCTTCTACCTGTGCCTGGGCATCCAGCAG caCCTGTTTGAGAACAGCCGGCTGGAGAACATTTTCACTGACGTGTACTACGGCAAGTTCATCTCGGAGATCACCAAACTCCTCAAAGAGTGGAAACCCACCGTACTGCCTAGTG GGTACCTGTGTTCCCGTGTGGAGGAGGAGTACCTGTGGGAGTGTAAGCAGCTGGGGGCCTACTCCCCCATCGTGCTGCTCAACACGCTGCTCTTCTTCAGCACCAAGCTGTACCGCCTGAAGACCGTGGCTCAGCACCACCGCCTGTCCTTCGCCCATGTGATGCGATGCACCAAGACCCTGAATGACAACAGCAAAGTCAGCTTCCTGCGCTTCTACCCCCCCGCTGCCAAGGAGCCCACGGACACAG CAGCAGAGAAGGTGGTGGTGCCTGCGAAGAGGAAAAAGGAGGACGACCCAGAAGAGGATGTGCTGGAGATGCCGGAGAATAAAGAAAACCCCCTGCGCTGTCCTGTTAGACTTTATGAGTTCTACCTTTCAAAGTG ctcGGACTCAGTGAAACAGCGCACAGACCTGTTCTACCTGCAGCCGGAGCGCTCCTGTGTGCCCAACAGCCCCATGTGGTACTCCTCTGTCCCGCTGGAGGACAACGCCATGGAGACCATGCTCACCCGCATCCTCACCGTGCGGGAGGTGCACCTGGAGGTGGAGTCCTCACAGACGCCCTCCTCGGACGCAGAGACCTCCGAGTGA
- the zmym4.1 gene encoding zinc finger MYM-type protein 4 isoform X10, which translates to MVAVVKHFSANITRNRTTAELYLKVSIFKMPHCAVFRCLMQAKNNTDQDIETRASGRVSVSPPVKIKDEPVDEEYDRALVPQRPPGAIKDEPDTTEEFGLQHKTPEELKISAVFSVGGNVAPTAPSSAAQPVKGAAAPSKTVSLSTPLAPVPAAVPVPAAVPVPAAVPVPAAVPVPAPVPSPSPSPSPAPAPAPAPSPLPPLGPLSSVRVSCSGCKKVLLKGQTAYQRKGSSQLFCSTICLTSYTLPTIKSVLKKSCHYCQKDIEHPKDVIIAPVDMAGTVKDFCSQSCLSSFDFKRKTAVSTLSSEGVTIKCSVCNNMAVIRHEVNYQGTVHKLCSDSCFTRFRFSNNLTMNCCENCGGYCYSGHGMCHMLQIEGANKKLCSPSCVTAYKMKSVKVTPCAMCRTLRSSAEMVEHVTSHGKTELFCHSSCVTAHKVQTTSSSARPPAHTSHRLPGLCVTAGTVLPCNQCKVAAVPQFHLAMSDGTMRNFCSYACVISFQTAFNKATSPSQLSVIPSSAVPTAAAVTQPAVTTTASSDSPVTSASPAPVPAQPIVRGQIRLTCKHCYRLFASKPELFEFKGQMVQFCGKTCSEEFKKVNVVMARCEYCKIDKVVKEVRKINKQDCSFCSEGCKLLYKHDLAKRWGNNHCRNCAYCSNTSPRLVQNHFGGKLEEFCGDQCMSHYTVLFCQMSKCDACKRQGKLIESLWWLGAMKHFCNLHCLLQFCSQQSSYSPWAKALPSATAPQGSATPAPVPIAPAPTPTPAPASAPTPAPVPAPPPTVSLDIPVPTSLASKEATPVIANVVSLASAPTGQPTVYANTALQGAVPVTPAKVIEHASTQTDALKLPPAPPVRVLKNKALLCKPMSQNKGTICKPHTQSTETQTEENFPRVMVLPVPVPIFIPVPMHLYSQYTPSALGLPIPVPVPMFLPTTLDSAERIVETIQEIKNKIPSDPYEADLILMADLLAEEEEEKEKPPSHGDQGSSYSGDLESEAVSTPHSCENDTTPSSHKHGRTSEQDVAPAPAPPSPPPQLDLEADFPIELSDQSTAPAEESETTLPSRPRARRRARDGFPPRKRGRKRSGPGPGPAAQPQDAAPPAAGLRLHHRYGVNAWKHWVQWRSAQPHVENPRFGMRPVVLKEDMLQCSTAELSYGLCRFISEVRRPNGEPYTPDSIFYLCLGIQQHLFENSRLENIFTDVYYGKFISEITKLLKEWKPTVLPSGYLCSRVEEEYLWECKQLGAYSPIVLLNTLLFFSTKLYRLKTVAQHHRLSFAHVMRCTKTLNDNSKVSFLRFYPPAAKEPTDTAAEKVVVPAKRKKEDDPEEDVLEMPENKENPLRCPVRLYEFYLSKCSDSVKQRTDLFYLQPERSCVPNSPMWYSSVPLEDNAMETMLTRILTVREVHLEVESSQTPSSDAETSE; encoded by the exons ATGGTTGCAGTTGTTAAACATTTCAGTGCCAACATAACTAGAAATCGAACAACAGCTGAATTGTATCTAAAagtttcaatatttaaaatgccTCATTGTGCAGTTTTTCGCTGCCTCATGCAGGCTAAGAACAATACAGAT CAGGACATTGAGACGAGGGCCTCGGGGAGAGTGTCAGTCTCTCCACCGGTGAAGATTAAGGATGAACCAGTGGATGAAGAGTATGACCGCGCCCTTGTCCCCCAGAGACCCCCAGGAGCAATCAAGGATGAACCTGATACAACAGAG GAGTTTGGCCTGCAGCACAAGACCCCAGAGGAACTGAAGATCAGCGCTGTGTTCTCTGTGGGTGGAAACGTTGCCCCCACAG CTCCATCGTCAGCTGCCCAGCCTGTGAAGGGGGCGGCAGCTCCCTCTAAGACGGTCAGTTTGAGCACGCCTCTGGCCCCTGTCCCAGCCGCTGTCCCTGTCCCAGCCGCTGTCCCTGTCCCAGCCGCTGTCCCTGTCCCAGCCGCTGTCCCTGTCCCAGCCCCTgtcccatccccatccccatccccatccccagccccagccccagcccctgcaccatcccctctgccccccctggGTCCTCTCAGCTCGGTGCGGGTGTCCTGTTCGGGCTGTAAGAAGGTCCTTCTGAAGGGGCAGACGGCCTACCAGCGCAAAGGCTCCTCGCAGCTCTTCTGCTCCACCATCTGCCTCACAAGCTACACTCTGCCCACCATAAAGAGCGTGCTGAAGAAGAGCTGCCACTACTGCCAGAA GGACATTGAGCACCCAAAGGATGTGATCATCGCTCCTGTAGACATGGCCGGGACCGTCAAGGACTTCTGCAGCCAGTCCTGCCTGTCCTCCTTTGACTTTAAGAGGAAGACAGCTGTCTCCACGCTGTCCTCCGAGGGAGTGACCATCAAGTGCAGCGTGTGCAACAACATGGCTGTT ATTCGGCACGAGGTGAACTACCAGGGAACCGTGCACAAGCTCTGCAGCGACTCCTGCTTCACCCGTTTCCGCTTCTCCAACAACCTGACCATGAACTGCTGCGAGAACTGCGGCGGCTACTGCTACAGCGGCCACGGCATGTGCCACATGCTGCAGATAGAGGGCGCCAACAAGAAGCTGTGCAGCCCCAGCTGCGTCACCGCTTACAAAATG AAGAGCGTTAAGGTGACTCCCTGTGCGATGTGTCGTACGCTGCGCTCCTCGGCTGAGATGGTGGAGCACGTCACCTCTCACGGCAAGACGGAGCTCTTCTGCCACTCCAGCTGTGTGACTGCTCACAAAGTGCAGACCACCAGCTCCTCAG CTCGCCCTCctgcacacacctcacaccgTCTGCCTGGCCTGTGTGTCACTGCAGGCACAGTGTTGCCATGCAACCAGTGCAAGGTTGCAGCGGTGCCGCAGTTCCACCTGGCCATGTCTGACGGGACCATGCGCAACTTCTGCTCCTACGCCTGCGTGATCAGCTTCCAG ACTGCGTTCAACAAGGCCACCTCTCCGAGCCAGCTCAGTGTCATCCCCTCGTCTGCCGTGCCCACCGCAGCGGCTGTGACCCAACCTGCGGTCACCACCACCGCCTCGTCCGATTCGCCCGTCACCTCCGCTTCGCCTGCCCCTGTTCCAGCACAGCCCATCGTCAGGGGGCAAATCCGACTCACCTGCAAGCACTGCTACCGTCTCTTTGCCTCCAAACCTGAGCTTTTTGAGTTCAAG GGTCAGATGGTTCAGTTTTGTGGGAAGACCTGCTCTGAGGAGTTTAAGAAGGTCAACGTTGTCATGGCTCGCTGCGAGTACTGCAAGATTGACAAGGTGGTCAAAGAGGTCAGAAAGATCAACAAGCAGGATTGCTCCTTCTGCAGTGAAG GCTGTAAGCTGCTGTACAAGCACGACCTGGCAAAGCGCTGGGGGAACAACCACTGCCGGAACTGCGCCTACTGCAGCAACACGTCTCCTCGGCTCGTCCAGAACCACTTCGGCGGCAAGCTGGAGGAGTTCTGCGGCGACCAGTGCATGTCCCACTACACCGTGCTCTTCTGCCAG ATGTCGAAGTGCGACGCCTGCAAGCGGCAGGGGAAGCTGATCGAGTCGCTCTGGTGGCTGGGCGCCATGAAGCACTTCTGCAACCTCCACTGCCTGCTCCAGTTCTGCAGCCAGCAGAGCAGCTACAGCCCGTGGGCCAAAGCCCTGCCCAGCGCCACGGCTCCACAGGGCTCTGCCACACCAG CACCTGTGCCTATtgcccctgcccctacccctacccctgcccctgcctctgcccctacccctgcccctgtcccagccCCCCCTCCTACAGTCAGCCTCGATATCCCAGTCCCTACTAGCCTTGCGTCCAAGGAGGCCACTCCCGTCATTGCCAACGTCGTCTCTCTCGCCAGCGCCCCCACTGGGCAGCCCACCGTCTACGCTAACACTGCCCTTCAAG GAGCTGTTCCTGTGACTCCTGCCAAGGTCATTGAAcat GCCAGCACCCAGACAGACGCCCTGAAGctgcccccagccccgcccgtCAGAGTGCTGAAGAACAAGGCTCTGCTCTGTAAACCCATGAGCCAGAACAAGGGCACCATCTGCAagcctcacacacagagcacagagacacagacgg AAGAGAACTTCCCGAGGGTCATGGTGCTGCCCGTTCCTGTGCCCATCTTTATCCCCGTGCCAATGCACCTGTACTCCCAATACACCCCTTCTGCTCTGGGCCTGCCCATCCCG GTCCCGGTGCCCATGTTCCTGCCCACCACGCTGGACAGCGCCGAGCGCATCGTGGAGACCATCCAGGAAATCAAGAACAAGATCCCCTCCGACCCCTACGAGGCCGACCTCATCCTCATGGCCGATCTACtggccgaggaggaggaggagaaggagaagccCCCCTCTCATGGAG ATCAGGGCAGCTCCTACAGTGGGGACCTGGAGTCAGAGGCCGTGTCGACGCcccacagctgtgagaatgaCACCACGCccagctcacacaaacacggcCGCACTTCTGAGCAGGACGTGGCCCCCGCACCCGCCCCACCCTCGCCCCCACCCCAGCTCGACCTGGAGGCCGACTTCCCCATCG AGTTGTCTGACCAGTCGACAGCCCCGGCAGAGGAGAGCGAGACGACGTTGCCTTCGAGGCCACGCGCCCGCAGGAGAGCGAGAGACGGCTTCCCCCCCAGGAAGAGG gGTCGAAAGCGGTccgggccagggccagggccagcaGCCCAGCCGCAAGATGCTGCGCCCCCTGCTGCTGGTCTGAGGCTGCACCACCGATACGGCGTGAACGCCTGGAAACACTGGGTCCAGTGGAGGAGCGCTCAGCCTCACGTGGAGAACCCCCGATTCGGCA tgaggccTGTTGTACTGAAGGAGGACATGCTGCAGTGCAGCACAGCGGAGCTCAGCTACGGTCTCTGCCGCTTCATCAGTGAGGTGCGCCGGCCCAACGGGGAGCCCTACACGCCCGACAGCATCTTCTACCTGTGCCTGGGCATCCAGCAG caCCTGTTTGAGAACAGCCGGCTGGAGAACATTTTCACTGACGTGTACTACGGCAAGTTCATCTCGGAGATCACCAAACTCCTCAAAGAGTGGAAACCCACCGTACTGCCTAGTG GGTACCTGTGTTCCCGTGTGGAGGAGGAGTACCTGTGGGAGTGTAAGCAGCTGGGGGCCTACTCCCCCATCGTGCTGCTCAACACGCTGCTCTTCTTCAGCACCAAGCTGTACCGCCTGAAGACCGTGGCTCAGCACCACCGCCTGTCCTTCGCCCATGTGATGCGATGCACCAAGACCCTGAATGACAACAGCAAAGTCAGCTTCCTGCGCTTCTACCCCCCCGCTGCCAAGGAGCCCACGGACACAG CAGCAGAGAAGGTGGTGGTGCCTGCGAAGAGGAAAAAGGAGGACGACCCAGAAGAGGATGTGCTGGAGATGCCGGAGAATAAAGAAAACCCCCTGCGCTGTCCTGTTAGACTTTATGAGTTCTACCTTTCAAAGTG ctcGGACTCAGTGAAACAGCGCACAGACCTGTTCTACCTGCAGCCGGAGCGCTCCTGTGTGCCCAACAGCCCCATGTGGTACTCCTCTGTCCCGCTGGAGGACAACGCCATGGAGACCATGCTCACCCGCATCCTCACCGTGCGGGAGGTGCACCTGGAGGTGGAGTCCTCACAGACGCCCTCCTCGGACGCAGAGACCTCCGAGTGA